A single window of Alkalispirochaeta americana DNA harbors:
- a CDS encoding ABC transporter ATP-binding protein, protein MSDTLLEIKNLNVTYSTQEGVVQAVENLDLTLNRGESLGLVGETGAGKTTTALSIMQLVPAPPGRIETGEIWFDGEDLLKKRIEEMRSIRGNRVSMIFQDPMTSLNPVLTVGFQITEAITLHQNLTAKQAERQARDMLKLVGIPEGRVDDYPHEFSGGMRQRVGIAMALSCNPKLLIADEPTTALDVTIQAQVLDLMKRLREEFGTSLLLITHDLGVVAEVCDSVAIMYAGSVVEHTTTPRLFENPRHPYTQGLFNSIPSLDEEVPRLNPIRGLMPDPTDLPSGCRFHPRCPQAIPLCSTRTPARTDLTPDHHVQCMIYEGLVPGANGPDPRKENN, encoded by the coding sequence ATGAGCGACACCTTGTTGGAGATCAAAAATCTCAACGTTACGTATTCCACCCAGGAAGGGGTGGTTCAAGCGGTGGAAAACCTCGACCTCACCCTGAACCGAGGAGAAAGCCTGGGACTGGTGGGGGAAACGGGAGCCGGGAAAACGACTACCGCTCTTTCCATCATGCAGCTTGTCCCTGCGCCCCCAGGCAGGATAGAGACCGGGGAAATATGGTTCGACGGTGAAGATCTGCTGAAAAAGCGTATCGAGGAGATGCGCAGCATCCGGGGAAACCGGGTCTCCATGATCTTTCAGGACCCCATGACATCGCTGAACCCGGTCCTCACCGTGGGATTCCAGATCACCGAGGCGATCACCCTGCACCAGAACCTCACGGCAAAGCAGGCCGAACGGCAGGCCCGGGATATGCTGAAACTGGTAGGAATCCCTGAAGGGCGTGTCGATGACTATCCCCACGAGTTTTCCGGAGGGATGCGGCAACGCGTAGGTATCGCCATGGCGCTCTCGTGCAATCCGAAACTTCTCATCGCCGATGAACCCACCACAGCCCTGGATGTTACGATTCAGGCCCAGGTTCTGGACCTGATGAAACGCCTGCGCGAAGAGTTTGGCACGTCGTTGCTTCTCATCACCCACGACCTGGGGGTTGTTGCCGAGGTCTGCGATTCCGTGGCAATCATGTACGCTGGTTCAGTGGTAGAACACACGACCACGCCTCGTCTCTTCGAAAACCCCCGACATCCCTATACCCAGGGACTCTTTAACTCGATCCCGAGTCTGGATGAAGAGGTTCCCCGCCTGAACCCCATCAGGGGACTGATGCCTGACCCTACCGATCTACCCTCGGGGTGCCGTTTCCACCCTCGCTGCCCCCAGGCTATCCCCCTGTGCAGCACCAGAACTCCGGCCCGCACCGACCTCACCCCGGATCATCACGTTCAATGCATGATCTACGAAGGGTTAGTTCCGGGGGCCAACGGGCCAGACCCCAGGAAGGAGAATAACTAG
- a CDS encoding ABC transporter substrate-binding protein, which yields MRLFFRDFRALAITVGTALIIGGLFISCGGAETEGEHPAKRDNAETLVVGMPGDPRSLDPHRTNDQPSSRVKKQIYDTLMYQTSDLTVTGDGLAESYEVISPTEFAFTLRQGVLFHNGEELTSEDVKFTFERMRELNAPAAFLVNALDRVEIIDDYNFVMHLSFPFGPFITHLAHPATAIINKKAVLEAGDNYGRNPVGTGPFAFVEWRSGDSLTLRRFDDHFRGPAASERVIFRIITEDTQRAIALETSEVDLIYDVGPNDFRDLAAIENVIGFQTSGLTTFYMGFNVGKEPFDDVRVRQAINLALDVEAATQVAFRGYATTAKGPLAPTVQFANTDLPGYGYDVERAKALLAEAGYPDGFSTSIWTNDNPVRVMYAEIFQEQLRAVGIAASIEIVEWAPYLDRTARGEHDMFMLGWVAVTGDADYGLYSLFHSEEFGDAGNRTFWAHEEVDRLLVDGKTNPDPQAREAAYLQAQKIIFEEAPWTFLAFRDELNATRDYVQGFQPHAAGHHILYQVYNN from the coding sequence ATGCGGCTTTTTTTTAGAGATTTTCGTGCTTTGGCAATTACGGTAGGTACCGCACTTATCATAGGTGGTCTTTTCATTTCCTGCGGTGGCGCCGAGACAGAGGGAGAACATCCGGCAAAACGGGACAACGCCGAGACTCTGGTGGTCGGAATGCCCGGGGACCCCCGCTCCCTGGACCCTCACCGGACAAACGACCAGCCCTCAAGTCGTGTGAAGAAGCAGATCTACGATACCCTGATGTACCAGACGTCGGACCTTACCGTAACGGGCGATGGCCTTGCCGAGTCCTACGAGGTGATCAGCCCCACGGAGTTTGCCTTCACCCTGCGCCAGGGAGTTCTCTTCCATAACGGAGAAGAGCTGACTTCGGAAGATGTCAAGTTCACCTTCGAGCGCATGAGGGAGCTGAACGCCCCCGCCGCCTTCCTGGTGAACGCCCTGGATCGGGTAGAAATTATCGACGATTACAACTTCGTCATGCACCTCTCCTTTCCCTTTGGTCCCTTCATCACCCATCTGGCTCACCCTGCAACGGCTATTATAAACAAGAAAGCTGTCCTGGAAGCCGGTGATAACTATGGCAGGAATCCTGTTGGAACCGGTCCTTTTGCGTTTGTGGAATGGCGCTCCGGAGACTCCCTGACGCTCAGGCGCTTCGATGATCATTTCCGCGGTCCCGCCGCCAGCGAGCGGGTTATCTTCCGGATTATAACCGAGGACACCCAGCGAGCCATCGCACTGGAAACGAGCGAGGTCGACCTGATCTATGACGTGGGACCCAACGATTTTCGTGACCTGGCTGCGATTGAAAACGTTATCGGTTTTCAAACCTCGGGCCTCACGACCTTCTACATGGGATTCAACGTCGGCAAAGAACCCTTCGACGATGTGCGGGTCCGACAGGCTATCAACCTTGCCCTGGACGTGGAAGCCGCAACACAGGTTGCGTTCCGCGGCTACGCAACCACCGCCAAGGGACCTCTGGCACCTACCGTCCAGTTTGCGAACACCGATCTCCCCGGCTACGGTTATGACGTGGAACGAGCCAAAGCGCTTTTGGCCGAGGCGGGGTATCCCGACGGGTTTTCCACCTCGATCTGGACAAACGACAACCCCGTGCGCGTAATGTACGCCGAGATTTTCCAGGAACAACTACGCGCTGTGGGTATCGCGGCCAGCATAGAGATTGTTGAGTGGGCTCCTTATCTCGACAGAACCGCCCGGGGCGAGCATGACATGTTCATGCTGGGCTGGGTTGCCGTGACGGGTGATGCCGACTATGGTCTGTACTCCCTCTTCCACTCGGAAGAGTTTGGCGATGCCGGAAACCGCACGTTCTGGGCCCACGAAGAGGTGGACCGCCTCCTGGTGGACGGAAAAACAAACCCCGATCCCCAGGCTCGTGAGGCAGCGTACCTCCAGGCACAGAAGATCATCTTTGAGGAAGCTCCCTGGACTTTTCTGGCCTTCCGCGATGAGCTGAATGCCACCCGCGATTATGTCCAGGGCTTCCAGCCCCACGCAGCGGGTCACCATATCCTGTACCAGGTATACAACAACTAG
- a CDS encoding ABC transporter ATP-binding protein, producing MDAATQKDPILSVRNLKQFFETKRGTLKAVNDISFDIYPGETLGIVGESGCGKSTTGRSVLRLVEPTGGSVVFQGQEITTLSRREVRSFRRDAQLIFQDPFASLDPRMSIAAIIAEPFEIFNLYSRAERVERVQALMSLVGLSPRLANAFPHELDGGRRQRVGVARALALDPKFVVCDEPVSALDVSIQAQILNLIQDLQDRLDLTYMFISHDLSVVRHISNRVAVMYLGKIVEITTYHKIFTEPRHPYTKALLSAIPIPKVGAKRERIILEGDVPSPINPPRGCIFSGRCPFVMDRCKEAPPELYETEPEHRVACFLAHNVAETPDQSDT from the coding sequence ATGGATGCAGCTACGCAGAAAGATCCGATTCTCTCGGTTCGAAACCTGAAACAGTTTTTTGAGACAAAGCGCGGAACCCTCAAGGCGGTGAACGATATCTCCTTTGACATCTATCCCGGAGAGACTCTGGGCATAGTCGGTGAAAGCGGTTGCGGAAAATCAACTACAGGCCGATCTGTACTCCGCCTGGTGGAACCCACCGGAGGGAGCGTGGTCTTTCAGGGACAGGAGATAACAACCCTTTCACGGCGAGAGGTTCGAAGCTTCCGCAGGGACGCACAACTTATCTTTCAGGATCCCTTTGCTTCTCTGGATCCCCGGATGAGCATCGCTGCCATCATCGCCGAGCCCTTTGAGATATTTAACCTCTATTCCCGGGCTGAACGGGTTGAACGGGTTCAGGCGCTGATGTCACTGGTGGGACTCAGCCCCCGCCTGGCCAACGCCTTCCCCCACGAGCTTGACGGGGGACGACGCCAGCGCGTAGGCGTGGCACGAGCCCTGGCGCTGGACCCAAAGTTCGTCGTCTGTGACGAGCCTGTCTCGGCCCTGGACGTCTCAATCCAGGCCCAGATCCTGAATCTTATTCAGGATCTCCAGGACCGTCTGGACCTGACCTATATGTTTATCTCTCACGACCTCAGCGTGGTCCGCCACATAAGCAACCGCGTGGCGGTAATGTATCTGGGAAAGATCGTCGAGATAACCACGTATCATAAAATCTTCACCGAACCCCGCCATCCCTATACGAAGGCGCTCTTGTCGGCAATACCGATTCCCAAGGTAGGGGCCAAGCGCGAGCGGATTATCCTGGAGGGAGATGTTCCCAGCCCCATCAACCCGCCCAGGGGGTGCATTTTTTCCGGCCGCTGCCCCTTCGTGATGGACAGGTGCAAGGAAGCGCCTCCTGAACTCTACGAGACAGAACCGGAACACCGCGTGGCATGTTTTCTGGCCCATAACGTGGCGGAAACCCCGGATCAGAGTGATACCTAA
- a CDS encoding zinc dependent phospholipase C family protein has product MPSHISHALLAESCIESLEKNPRGIPRELLPDTPHLRSLAVLGAQGPDIFLHNHRRKPRAFRYGAILHRKGNARVLASLALTAGTSRESTAKEILSLPARELAAFSLGYISHVWLDRFVHPFVNYRSGWRGVPDKHPDRPAMHAFLERIIDIQLLRLLRNQSVQEYRFLDRISPQRHQLVFLRKSVARAIQDSLRSAGDDRELERRIANALYDSLSYYRFTESPGAEYFSVGRARERAGLITPRWLSVVHPPEELLILDGLNRDQAPWKHPCDPSRTSNATVPSLFNRAQARTLEVFGLWVSLVLKTAPPEKMIQTLGEENLNDGISGDPPCRKIHCDPLPLLSLYHQIKSAFDK; this is encoded by the coding sequence GTGCCCAGCCATATCAGCCATGCCCTCTTGGCAGAATCCTGCATTGAATCTCTTGAGAAGAACCCGCGAGGCATCCCCCGGGAACTTCTGCCAGACACCCCCCACTTGCGTTCGCTGGCAGTGCTGGGTGCCCAGGGCCCCGATATTTTTCTGCATAACCACCGCCGGAAACCCCGGGCTTTCCGCTACGGAGCGATCCTGCACCGCAAGGGGAACGCCCGCGTCCTGGCGAGCCTGGCCCTCACGGCGGGAACATCCCGGGAGAGCACCGCCAAAGAGATCCTGTCCCTGCCTGCCCGGGAGCTCGCAGCCTTCTCGCTGGGCTATATCAGCCATGTCTGGCTCGACCGGTTTGTTCATCCCTTTGTGAATTACCGCTCCGGCTGGCGCGGTGTTCCCGACAAGCACCCCGACCGGCCCGCCATGCATGCCTTCCTGGAGCGGATCATCGATATCCAGCTTCTGCGCCTTCTGCGAAATCAGAGTGTTCAGGAGTACCGCTTTCTGGATCGGATATCTCCTCAGCGGCATCAGCTGGTTTTCCTCAGAAAATCCGTGGCCCGGGCGATCCAGGATTCTCTCCGGAGCGCCGGCGATGATCGGGAACTGGAGCGACGAATTGCCAACGCCCTCTACGACAGCCTGAGTTACTACCGTTTCACCGAGTCTCCCGGAGCTGAATATTTTTCCGTTGGCCGTGCGCGAGAGCGGGCGGGTCTCATAACGCCCCGCTGGCTCTCGGTTGTTCACCCTCCCGAGGAGCTGCTCATTCTGGACGGCTTAAACCGGGACCAGGCCCCATGGAAACACCCCTGTGATCCCAGCAGAACCAGCAATGCCACCGTACCATCCCTCTTCAACCGGGCCCAGGCTCGAACCCTGGAGGTCTTTGGCCTCTGGGTTTCGCTGGTCCTGAAAACAGCCCCCCCGGAGAAGATGATCCAAACCCTGGGAGAGGAAAATCTGAATGATGGCATCTCCGGAGATCCTCCCTGCAGGAAGATCCACTGCGACCCCCTTCCTCTGCTCTCACTCTATCACCAGATCAAAAGTGCCTTTGACAAATAA
- a CDS encoding imidazoleglycerol-phosphate dehydratase encodes MVRNLEVSRTTKETDIFASLTFPEPFREPPQEESGSPSQGFRDRVISVDTGIPFFDHMLQAFLFHGGFAGEIRAKGDLEIDDHHTVEDTGIVLGTLFSRVTEQFGPVERFGHSLVPMDDSLGEVVVDACGRSYLVYQVSFPQPWAGRFDLALVREFFTGFAQNARINLHILGRYGLNGHHLAEALFKASGRALGAAYLPSKGVRSTKGVL; translated from the coding sequence ATGGTACGAAATCTGGAAGTTTCGCGAACCACCAAAGAGACCGATATTTTTGCATCCCTTACGTTTCCGGAGCCGTTTCGGGAGCCGCCTCAGGAGGAGTCGGGCTCACCGAGCCAGGGGTTCCGGGACCGGGTGATTTCCGTGGATACAGGAATACCCTTTTTTGATCATATGCTCCAGGCGTTTCTCTTTCACGGCGGATTTGCGGGGGAGATCAGGGCCAAGGGCGATCTGGAGATCGACGATCATCATACCGTCGAAGATACGGGTATCGTCCTGGGAACGCTCTTCTCCCGTGTAACCGAACAGTTTGGCCCGGTGGAGCGCTTCGGCCATTCTCTGGTTCCCATGGACGATTCCCTGGGCGAGGTGGTGGTCGATGCCTGTGGGCGGAGTTATCTTGTCTACCAGGTCTCCTTTCCCCAGCCCTGGGCGGGCCGGTTTGATTTGGCCCTGGTGAGGGAGTTCTTCACCGGGTTTGCCCAGAATGCCCGGATTAATCTGCATATTCTCGGCCGCTACGGTCTGAACGGTCATCATCTTGCAGAGGCTCTTTTCAAGGCTTCCGGTCGAGCCTTGGGAGCGGCGTATCTCCCCTCGAAGGGGGTGCGCTCTACCAAGGGAGTGTTGTAG
- a CDS encoding DUF1853 family protein — MTLIPPEEFQRFSSPLVRDLVWAALCAPVLDLSWPPGSDDRETRGDRPCLVSDPSHWLSREDLLASWERVSPRLSALDKDPSPLGEWVAPFVGRRRGLLFERLLAWWFKMDPLVELLGSDIPVYRRETRGGRRSPSRRSIGELDFILNWAGEILHLEVAVKYYLSLPGAGNDLSRYIGRDLKERLDQKVSHMLNHQREMSLTAEGEKALTERSIPRPDRRIVSLRGVIFQPLSDSRCQGLPRYWWGDSREFLRRAPEASRWARGSERQWFGPLWGASDQSIPAGLVSPVAMIRDELSPGMDETCLVIGGEEGPSGFRESSRGIICQRHF, encoded by the coding sequence GTGACCCTGATACCTCCCGAGGAGTTTCAACGATTCTCCTCCCCCCTGGTGAGGGACCTGGTTTGGGCGGCCCTGTGTGCGCCCGTGCTGGATCTGAGCTGGCCTCCGGGATCAGACGATCGGGAAACACGAGGGGATCGTCCCTGTCTGGTGAGCGATCCCTCCCACTGGTTGTCCAGGGAAGATCTGCTGGCAAGCTGGGAGAGAGTTTCGCCCCGATTGTCGGCCCTGGACAAGGATCCCTCACCGCTTGGAGAATGGGTTGCTCCCTTTGTGGGGAGACGGCGGGGGCTTCTTTTCGAACGACTCCTCGCCTGGTGGTTCAAGATGGACCCCCTGGTGGAACTCCTGGGATCGGATATTCCCGTCTATCGTCGGGAGACGAGGGGAGGAAGACGGTCCCCTTCCCGGCGCTCGATAGGGGAGCTTGATTTTATTCTGAACTGGGCGGGAGAGATCCTTCATCTGGAAGTAGCGGTAAAGTACTACCTCTCCCTGCCGGGGGCAGGGAACGACCTCTCGCGTTATATCGGGAGAGACCTCAAGGAGCGGCTGGACCAGAAGGTCTCCCACATGCTCAACCACCAGCGGGAGATGAGCCTGACCGCCGAGGGAGAAAAAGCCCTGACCGAGAGAAGCATTCCCAGGCCCGACCGGCGGATTGTCTCGCTTCGGGGGGTGATATTCCAGCCCCTCTCCGATTCCCGGTGTCAGGGGTTGCCCCGTTACTGGTGGGGTGACTCCCGGGAGTTTCTTCGCCGAGCACCCGAGGCCTCCCGGTGGGCGCGGGGGAGTGAGCGCCAATGGTTTGGTCCCCTGTGGGGTGCTTCCGATCAGAGTATCCCGGCAGGTCTGGTTTCGCCGGTGGCGATGATTCGGGACGAGCTGTCTCCTGGCATGGACGAAACCTGCCTTGTCATCGGCGGCGAGGAGGGGCCCTCGGGATTTCGGGAGTCATCCCGGGGTATTATTTGTCAAAGGCACTTTTGA
- the nikB gene encoding nickel ABC transporter permease codes for MYKYILRRVLLLIPVMLGVSFVVFTIMFFTPGDPAKLLLGERAPEAEVQALRTQMGLDDPFAIQYGRFLFNALRGDLGRSLVTRQPAAMELFNRFPATLLLAAAGVLVAVLIGIPIGIVSATRQYSLFDTFSMIFALIGVSMPNFWQGIMMVLLFSIMLRVLPSSGYGTPAHLVMPALTIGTSSAATITRMTRSSMLEVVRQDYIRTARAKGLSERVVINRHALKNALIPIVTVVGLQFGYLLGGAVLTETIFSWPGVGRLMVDAIRQRDYPVVQGGVLLLALTFSVVNLFVDILYAYIDPRIKAQYK; via the coding sequence ATGTATAAATATATCCTACGACGCGTATTATTGCTAATCCCGGTGATGCTGGGAGTTTCCTTTGTGGTCTTCACGATCATGTTTTTCACGCCGGGAGATCCGGCAAAGTTACTGTTGGGAGAACGAGCCCCGGAAGCCGAGGTACAAGCCCTGAGAACCCAAATGGGCCTGGATGATCCCTTTGCAATTCAGTACGGCCGGTTCCTGTTTAATGCCCTCCGGGGAGATTTGGGACGTTCTCTTGTAACGCGGCAGCCCGCTGCAATGGAACTCTTCAACCGCTTTCCCGCAACCCTCCTGCTTGCCGCAGCGGGAGTGCTTGTGGCCGTACTTATCGGAATACCGATTGGCATTGTCTCGGCGACCCGGCAGTATTCTCTTTTCGATACTTTTTCCATGATTTTTGCTCTCATCGGCGTGTCCATGCCCAACTTCTGGCAGGGAATCATGATGGTCCTCCTTTTTTCGATCATGCTGCGCGTGTTGCCCTCCAGCGGCTACGGCACACCGGCTCATCTGGTCATGCCGGCGCTTACGATCGGCACCAGCTCAGCAGCAACGATCACGCGAATGACCCGCTCCAGCATGCTCGAGGTGGTCCGTCAGGATTATATTCGCACAGCCCGGGCCAAGGGCCTCAGCGAGCGGGTTGTTATCAACCGCCACGCTCTGAAAAATGCCCTGATCCCCATCGTGACTGTGGTGGGGCTCCAGTTTGGATACCTCCTGGGAGGAGCCGTTCTCACAGAGACGATCTTTTCCTGGCCGGGCGTGGGCCGCCTTATGGTGGATGCCATCCGCCAGCGAGACTACCCTGTCGTGCAGGGAGGGGTTCTCCTTCTGGCCCTGACCTTCAGCGTAGTGAATCTCTTTGTTGACATTCTCTACGCCTATATAGATCCCCGAATCAAGGCGCAGTACAAATAA
- a CDS encoding ABC transporter permease, translating into MKSETPESRNSTDPPLLKTDLLESDSLEAESLLHDQSHSPGESPEGQNPPAIKAFTAHRSQWAEVWRRLKRNRMAMAGLAVIGLIIFTAFFAEIIAPYGYREQNLARIADPPSREHLLGTDDLGRDILSRIIFGARVSLQVGFVAVSIALVVGGTLGALSGFYGGNVDNVVMRFMDVLLAIPSILLAIAIVSAFGGGLVNVMIAVGISNIPVYARIVKASVISIKEQEFIEAARAVGASDFRIITKHILPNSMAPIIVQGTLGVAIAILSAAGLSFIGLGIEPPTPEWGAMLSSGRHLIRRSPHVATFPGLAIVITIFALNLLGDGLRDALDPRLKQ; encoded by the coding sequence ATGAAATCTGAAACACCCGAATCCCGAAACTCCACAGACCCACCGCTTCTGAAAACGGATTTGCTTGAATCGGACAGCCTGGAAGCGGAATCCCTTCTCCACGATCAATCCCACTCCCCGGGAGAATCCCCGGAAGGGCAAAACCCTCCTGCAATAAAGGCCTTCACTGCCCACCGAAGCCAATGGGCAGAGGTCTGGCGACGGCTGAAACGGAACCGCATGGCCATGGCAGGGCTCGCTGTAATCGGGTTAATCATTTTTACCGCCTTTTTTGCCGAGATAATCGCTCCCTACGGGTACCGGGAACAGAATCTTGCCCGTATCGCCGATCCTCCAAGCCGTGAACATCTCCTGGGCACAGATGATTTGGGACGAGATATCCTCTCGCGGATCATTTTCGGCGCGCGAGTATCGCTTCAGGTCGGCTTTGTGGCCGTTAGTATCGCCCTGGTTGTGGGGGGAACACTGGGCGCGCTCTCGGGCTTCTACGGCGGCAATGTGGATAATGTGGTGATGCGATTCATGGATGTGTTACTGGCAATCCCCTCGATACTCCTGGCCATTGCCATCGTCTCCGCCTTCGGAGGCGGTCTGGTAAACGTAATGATCGCCGTGGGAATTTCAAATATTCCTGTCTACGCGCGAATTGTGAAGGCCTCGGTTATTTCCATAAAAGAACAGGAGTTCATCGAGGCGGCCCGGGCGGTGGGAGCCAGCGATTTCAGGATCATTACCAAGCATATCCTTCCAAATTCCATGGCGCCTATCATCGTTCAGGGAACTTTGGGGGTAGCCATCGCAATTCTCTCGGCCGCAGGTCTGAGCTTTATCGGCCTGGGCATTGAACCCCCTACCCCTGAATGGGGAGCCATGCTCTCGTCAGGCCGCCACCTCATCAGAAGAAGCCCCCACGTGGCAACATTTCCTGGCCTGGCTATCGTGATAACCATCTTTGCGTTGAATCTTCTCGGCGACGGTCTCCGGGATGCTCTCGATCCACGACTGAAGCAGTAG
- a CDS encoding methyl-accepting chemotaxis protein, with protein AGGGEILQALTQMREMTGSVQGGSGEMKSGNEQMLTAMRNVSEITLRSRDAMDTIIASVEQISAAIGDISSVSDVNHSQIEEILRATGELKLASRDTLASQEKEQEEEQEREARQKKQPRRKKKTPRDEKAS; from the coding sequence GCCGGAGGCGGCGAGATTCTTCAGGCTCTGACCCAGATGAGGGAGATGACCGGCTCGGTTCAGGGTGGATCGGGGGAGATGAAATCGGGGAACGAGCAGATGCTCACGGCCATGCGGAACGTGAGCGAGATCACCCTGCGCTCGCGCGACGCCATGGATACGATCATTGCCAGCGTGGAGCAGATCAGCGCCGCCATCGGCGATATCTCCAGCGTGAGCGATGTAAACCATTCCCAGATCGAGGAGATCCTCCGGGCCACGGGCGAACTCAAACTGGCATCGCGGGACACCCTGGCATCGCAGGAAAAAGAACAGGAAGAAGAGCAGGAAAGAGAAGCCCGTCAGAAAAAACAGCCACGGCGCAAAAAAAAGACCCCCCGGGACGAAAAGGCATCCTGA
- a CDS encoding carbohydrate kinase family protein encodes MIIHTGEALIDFIPVRDAGGRTAFFPAPGGSPYNASIAVARLEAPAAFFGRISRDFFGDQLMQGLVENGVATDLVVRDDAPSTLAFVKKNDRGEARYAFFAQGSADRLLQPEDLPELPESTQAIQFGSIALIPDPVGSTILSLAEHCRGRCVVSFDPNIRASLVADEDAYRQRIRRAVLASTIVKVSDEDLLWMSGSSDLAESAQTLLAQGPSLVIVTEGGQGSRAYSRDHSVQVPAEKASVADTIGAGDSFHAALLAWLYHSDALNEQSVGELGREKLEEMLRFAGAVAAKTCSRAGADPPRLSEVQTRFRSW; translated from the coding sequence ATGATTATTCACACTGGAGAAGCTTTAATCGATTTTATACCCGTTCGGGATGCCGGTGGACGAACCGCCTTTTTTCCCGCTCCTGGAGGGTCTCCTTATAACGCTTCAATCGCCGTGGCCCGCCTTGAGGCTCCGGCGGCGTTCTTCGGAAGAATTTCCCGTGACTTTTTTGGTGATCAGCTCATGCAGGGCCTTGTCGAGAACGGTGTTGCCACCGATCTGGTCGTGCGTGACGATGCCCCCTCTACGCTGGCCTTTGTAAAGAAAAACGACCGTGGTGAGGCCCGGTATGCCTTCTTTGCCCAAGGATCTGCAGACCGACTGTTGCAGCCAGAGGATCTTCCCGAGCTTCCGGAATCAACCCAGGCGATCCAGTTTGGATCGATAGCGCTGATTCCTGATCCCGTGGGGTCGACCATTCTTTCTCTGGCCGAGCACTGCCGGGGCCGGTGCGTGGTCTCCTTCGATCCAAACATCAGGGCTTCCCTGGTAGCCGATGAGGATGCCTATCGCCAGCGTATTCGCCGGGCCGTTTTGGCCAGCACCATCGTCAAGGTGAGTGACGAGGATCTCCTCTGGATGAGTGGCTCCTCCGATCTGGCCGAGAGTGCGCAGACTCTTCTGGCCCAGGGGCCTTCACTGGTGATCGTTACCGAGGGAGGTCAGGGATCCCGGGCCTATTCGCGGGACCATTCCGTGCAGGTGCCGGCGGAGAAAGCCTCCGTGGCCGATACGATTGGTGCAGGCGATTCCTTTCATGCGGCTCTTCTGGCATGGCTCTATCATTCGGATGCCCTGAATGAGCAGTCGGTGGGCGAGTTGGGCCGGGAAAAGCTTGAAGAGATGCTCCGCTTTGCCGGAGCTGTGGCGGCAAAAACCTGTAGTCGTGCCGGGGCAGATCCTCCGCGACTCTCGGAAGTTCAAACCCGCTTCCGTTCCTGGTAG